From one Trachemys scripta elegans isolate TJP31775 chromosome 14, CAS_Tse_1.0, whole genome shotgun sequence genomic stretch:
- the LOC117887512 gene encoding olfactory receptor 11A1-like: protein MKPTTNKCHGNQTTITEFILLGLGTFPQLHILLFLLFLVIYIVTLAGNILIIALVVADQHLHTPMYFFLGNLSCLETSYTSAIMPRMLTNLLTGDRTIAVHACLTQLYFFASLIGAECYLLSVMSYDRYLAICKPLHYSALMNGSFCIKLVAGTWIGGFMSVAFLISMMSQLTFCGSNEIDHFFCDFRPIMKLSCSDTHTLEVTAFINSSIFILLPFLLTLASYGSIISTILRIPSITGRKKAFSTCSSHLIVVSIFYGTLVIVYLLSDSDALRDLNKVFSIFYGVLTPLVNPLVYSLRNKEVREALRKTVLSLQDHISMIGPLNIYIKNLTHTSSLYSSLCAC from the coding sequence ATGAAACCCACAACAAACAAATGCCATGGAAATCAAACAACCATCACAGAATTCATTCTCCTGGGATTGGGGACATTCCCTCAACTGCacattcttctcttcctgctgtttctaGTGATCTACATTGTGACTCTGGCCGGGAACATCCTCATCATTGCactagttgtggctgatcagcaccttcacacccccatgtacttcttcctggggaacttgtcctgcttagAGACCAGTTACACCTCGGCTATCATGCCCAGGATGCTGACCAATCTCttgactggggacagaaccattgCTGTTCATGCCTGCCTCACACAATtatatttctttgcttctctgatAGGCGCTGAATGTTATCTCTTATCtgtgatgtcttatgatcggtatttagcgatatgCAAACCTCTGCATTATTCAGCACTCATGAATGGCAGTTTCTGTATCAAGCTGGTGGCCGGGACATGGATAGGTGGATTTATGTCTGTTGCCTTCTTAATATCTATGATGTCACAATTAACATTCTGTGGGtccaatgaaattgaccatttcttttgtgattttcgCCCAATAATGAAACTGTCCTGCAGTGACACCCACACCCTGGAAGTTACTGCTTTCATAAATTCCTCCATATTTATATTGCTTCCATTTCTGTTGACCCTAGCATCCTATGGTAgtatcatctccaccatcctgagaatTCCTTCCATCACCGGGAgaaaaaaggccttttccacctgctcctctcacctcattgtggtgtCAATTTTCTATGGAACTCTAGTCATTGTATATTTGTTATCAGACTCTGATGCACTGAGGGACCTGAACAAAGTGTTCTCTATCTTTTATGGAGTCCTCACCCCATTGGTCAACCCCCTGGTATACAGCTTGAGAAACAAGGAGGTGAGGGAAGCCTTGAGAAAAACTGTCCTTAGTTTGCAAGATCATATCTCCATGATTGGtccattaaatatatatataaaaaatctgactcacacaagtagtctatACTCATCTTTGTGTGCCTGTTGA